The following are encoded together in the Panicum virgatum strain AP13 chromosome 6K, P.virgatum_v5, whole genome shotgun sequence genome:
- the LOC120713349 gene encoding uncharacterized protein LOC120713349, with the protein MATALVLRLALLLAIAAAAAAMDNATGDGSSNTTTSPVLCNGAECELPGKPLPIYGYPPRAPSLPSAPPMPPSAPGSQTPCPPVAVVCCGGAGGQYMPQQPNYYGPPTGGYVPYYNASASPPALLAPITLVGYYAMVACIFFLLFVV; encoded by the coding sequence ATGGCGACGGCGCTCGTCTTACGCCTCGCCTTGCTCTTGGCAATCGCAGCCGCGGCAGCAGCCATGGACAACGCAACAGGTGACGGCAGCAGCAACACCACCACGTCCCCCGTCCTATGCAATGGCGCCGAGTGCGAGCTGCCGGGGAAGCCACTACCGATCTACGGCTACCCGCCTCGGGCGCCGTCGCTGCCGTCCGCACCGCCGATGCCACCTTCGGCCCCTGGGTCACAGACGCCGTGCCCGCCCGTGGCCGTCgtctgctgcggcggcgcagggggtcaGTACATGCCACAGCAACCAAACTACTATGGGCCTCCTACCGGCGGCTATGTGCCCTACTACAACGCCTCTGCTTCGCCTCCTGCGCTGCTTGCTCCTATTACTCTCGTTGGCTACTACGCGATGGTTGCTTGCATCTTCTTTCTGTTGTTTGTGGTGTAG